Proteins from one Algicella marina genomic window:
- the pcaG gene encoding protocatechuate 3,4-dioxygenase subunit alpha: protein MQELGYLKESASQTAGPYVHIGCMPSYVGLDGVYPENLGRTMLGEGVKGQQITIEGQVVDGTGTPLKDAMVEIWQADAAGLYNSPSERRGQADPAFSGWGRQATDADSGLFTFETIKPGAVPWTDGRMQAPHISFWIVARGINLGLNTRLYFEDEAEANDADPLLARIEHRNRVKTLIAKKTDAGYRFDIHLQGPDETVFFDL, encoded by the coding sequence ATGCAGGAGCTTGGCTATCTTAAGGAAAGCGCTTCGCAGACAGCGGGGCCTTATGTGCATATCGGCTGCATGCCGAGCTACGTGGGGCTGGACGGCGTGTACCCGGAAAACCTCGGCCGGACGATGCTGGGCGAGGGCGTGAAGGGGCAGCAGATCACCATCGAGGGCCAGGTTGTCGACGGCACCGGGACGCCCCTGAAAGACGCGATGGTGGAAATCTGGCAGGCCGATGCCGCCGGGCTGTACAACAGCCCGTCTGAACGTCGCGGACAAGCTGACCCGGCATTCAGCGGTTGGGGGCGACAGGCGACGGATGCAGATTCGGGCCTGTTTACTTTCGAAACGATCAAGCCGGGTGCCGTACCATGGACCGACGGGAGGATGCAGGCGCCGCACATCTCTTTCTGGATCGTGGCGCGGGGGATTAACCTCGGCCTGAACACGCGGCTCTATTTCGAGGATGAAGCAGAGGCGAACGATGCCGACCCGCTGCTGGCGCGTATCGAGCATCGCAACCGGGTGAAGACGTTGATCGCCAAGAAGACAGACGCCGGGTATCGGTTCGACATCCATCTTCAGGGCCCGGACGAAACGGTTTTCTTCGATCTCTAG
- a CDS encoding RidA family protein has product MRPLTPGTIAPPFARYAHGVELDSATRLILTSGQLGLAADGSVPPDARAQADICFANIAAILAEAGAGSEHVVKITAYVTDRMHMAAYMAARDAWFGPHPPAYTSTLVIVSGFTRPEFLVEVEVTAALPPS; this is encoded by the coding sequence ATGCGCCCGCTTACGCCCGGCACCATCGCCCCGCCCTTCGCCCGCTACGCCCACGGGGTGGAACTGGACAGCGCCACCCGCCTGATCCTCACTTCGGGGCAGCTTGGCCTCGCGGCAGATGGAAGCGTGCCCCCGGATGCGCGCGCACAGGCCGATATCTGTTTCGCCAACATCGCGGCAATTCTCGCGGAAGCCGGGGCCGGGTCCGAACATGTGGTCAAGATTACGGCCTATGTCACCGACAGGATGCACATGGCCGCCTACATGGCCGCGCGCGATGCGTGGTTCGGTCCGCACCCGCCCGCATATACCTCCACCCTGGTTATCGTCAGCGGGTTTACCCGCCCTGAATTTCTGGTGGAGGTGGAGGTGACAGCGGCCCTGCCGCCGTCCTAG
- a CDS encoding ABC transporter substrate-binding protein: MNTRLIAAAGLMALGGTAALADGHMTKAAFGTNWLAQAEHGGFYQAVADGTYAECGLDVEIVPGGPQVNNRALMLAGKIDFHMGGDMLQAFNAVKQGIPVVSVAAIFQKHPQVILAHPGKAETFEDLKDLTLLIGDNGFASFYQWMIAAYGFTPEQRMPYTFNPAPFIADDTKGMQGYLSSEPFAVEKEAGWKPDVFLIADAGYSTYATTIETMAETIESKPEVVECFVDGSLTGWYNYLWGDSSVADAAIIAANPDMTQDKIDFAKASMLENGIVDSGDSLELGIGAMTDEKVGDFYAKMVEAGVIEDGIDWKAAYTTEFTNKKVGMDIKPE; the protein is encoded by the coding sequence ATGAACACCAGATTGATCGCTGCGGCTGGCCTGATGGCTCTTGGCGGCACGGCGGCACTCGCCGACGGTCACATGACGAAAGCCGCCTTCGGCACCAACTGGCTGGCTCAGGCAGAGCATGGCGGCTTCTATCAGGCTGTTGCCGATGGCACCTACGCGGAATGCGGGTTGGATGTGGAGATCGTGCCGGGCGGGCCGCAGGTGAACAACCGGGCGCTGATGCTGGCAGGCAAGATCGACTTTCACATGGGCGGCGACATGCTGCAGGCGTTCAACGCGGTGAAACAGGGGATCCCTGTGGTATCCGTTGCGGCAATTTTTCAGAAACATCCGCAGGTGATCCTAGCGCATCCCGGCAAGGCAGAGACTTTCGAGGACCTCAAGGACCTGACGCTGCTGATCGGCGACAACGGCTTCGCCTCTTTCTATCAGTGGATGATCGCGGCCTACGGGTTCACACCGGAACAGCGGATGCCCTATACCTTCAACCCGGCACCCTTCATCGCTGACGATACCAAGGGAATGCAGGGTTATCTTTCCTCCGAACCCTTTGCTGTGGAGAAGGAAGCCGGCTGGAAGCCGGATGTCTTCCTGATCGCGGATGCCGGATACTCCACCTACGCCACGACGATCGAGACAATGGCCGAGACGATCGAGAGCAAGCCGGAAGTGGTCGAGTGTTTCGTCGATGGTTCGCTGACGGGTTGGTACAACTACCTGTGGGGTGACAGCTCGGTGGCAGATGCGGCGATCATCGCGGCTAACCCGGACATGACGCAGGACAAGATCGACTTCGCCAAGGCGTCGATGCTGGAGAACGGCATCGTCGACAGTGGCGACTCGCTGGAACTGGGAATCGGCGCGATGACCGACGAGAAAGTCGGCGATTTCTACGCGAAGATGGTTGAGGCCGGGGTGATCGAGGACGGGATCGACTGGAAAGCGGCTTACACGACCGAGTTCACCAACAAGAAGGTGGGCATGGACATCAAGCCCGAGTGA
- a CDS encoding ABC transporter ATP-binding protein: protein MTDATAREEILRVENVGKTFNGSVVALKGMTLSVGKGDFISLLGPSGCGKSTALRLIADLIHPTAGRINWTGGQGAGDLGVVFQEPTLMPWATVAQNVFLPFRLRGRKFADVEGEILDALEMVGLAKFARSYPRELSGGMKMRVSIARAMVTRPRLILMDEPFAALDEITRFKLNNDLLEMKARIGCTVIFVTHSVFESVFLSDRIVVMAARPGRVIRELRVDEAYPRDEEFRTSAKYAAYTREATAALHEAMGETA, encoded by the coding sequence ATGACAGACGCGACGGCACGCGAGGAAATCCTGCGCGTGGAGAATGTGGGCAAGACATTCAACGGCAGTGTCGTTGCCCTGAAGGGCATGACGCTCTCGGTGGGCAAAGGCGACTTCATCTCGCTGCTTGGGCCTTCGGGGTGTGGAAAATCGACGGCATTGCGGCTGATTGCCGACCTGATTCACCCGACGGCTGGGCGGATCAACTGGACCGGCGGACAGGGTGCGGGAGATCTCGGCGTCGTCTTTCAGGAGCCGACGCTGATGCCTTGGGCCACGGTGGCACAGAACGTGTTTCTGCCCTTCCGTCTGCGGGGGCGAAAATTTGCGGATGTCGAGGGTGAGATACTGGACGCGCTGGAGATGGTGGGGCTGGCAAAGTTCGCCCGGTCCTACCCGCGGGAGCTTTCCGGTGGCATGAAGATGCGGGTGTCCATCGCGCGGGCAATGGTGACGCGACCCCGGCTGATCCTGATGGATGAGCCTTTTGCGGCGCTGGACGAGATCACCCGTTTCAAGCTGAACAATGACCTGCTGGAGATGAAGGCACGGATCGGATGCACGGTTATTTTCGTGACGCACTCGGTTTTCGAGAGTGTATTTCTTTCCGACCGGATTGTGGTGATGGCGGCGCGGCCCGGCAGGGTCATCCGCGAACTGCGGGTCGACGAGGCCTATCCACGCGACGAGGAATTTCGCACCTCGGCCAAATATGCCGCCTACACGCGCGAGGCGACGGCGGCGCTGCACGAAGCTATGGGAGAGACGGCATGA
- a CDS encoding ABC transporter permease, protein MSVTAASDVREEGATVDADELRRRQRQRFEKVGRWLLPVIMLSATLWAWDRVVTVNEIPPYILPGPGLVGETLVQDWGTLSGSLLVTVQITLMALTVAVIGGVGLAILFTQSRIVEMSFFPYAVILQVTPVVAIAPLIFIYVDNRMVGLLLCAWIVAFFPVLSNTTLGLNSADHNLRDLFRIYGATRWQRLRYLQLPSALPYFLGGLRIAGGLALIGAVVAEFVAGTGGRASGLAFRIQEAGYQLNIPRMFAGLALIAATGVVIYALLSLLSYLLLRKWHESAIKREG, encoded by the coding sequence ATGAGCGTGACGGCGGCGTCGGATGTCCGCGAGGAGGGCGCGACTGTCGATGCCGACGAATTGCGGCGGCGGCAGCGGCAAAGGTTCGAGAAGGTCGGCCGTTGGCTGTTGCCCGTCATCATGCTGTCGGCAACTCTCTGGGCGTGGGACAGGGTGGTGACGGTCAACGAGATTCCACCCTACATATTGCCGGGCCCCGGACTGGTGGGCGAGACGCTGGTGCAGGACTGGGGCACGCTTTCCGGCTCGCTGCTGGTGACGGTGCAGATCACGCTGATGGCGTTGACGGTGGCGGTGATCGGCGGCGTTGGGCTGGCCATTTTGTTCACGCAATCGCGGATCGTGGAAATGAGCTTCTTCCCCTACGCCGTGATCCTGCAGGTGACGCCAGTGGTGGCGATCGCGCCGCTGATTTTCATCTATGTGGACAACCGGATGGTCGGGCTGTTGCTGTGCGCATGGATCGTGGCCTTTTTCCCGGTGTTGTCGAACACGACACTGGGGCTGAATTCGGCCGACCATAACCTGCGCGACCTGTTCCGGATCTATGGCGCGACGCGGTGGCAGCGGCTGCGGTATCTGCAATTGCCGTCAGCGCTGCCCTACTTTCTCGGTGGTTTGCGGATCGCTGGCGGGCTGGCGCTGATCGGCGCGGTGGTGGCGGAGTTCGTGGCCGGCACCGGCGGTCGGGCCTCTGGCCTTGCGTTTCGCATCCAGGAGGCCGGCTATCAACTCAACATTCCGCGCATGTTCGCGGGCCTTGCCCTGATCGCTGCGACGGGCGTGGTGATCTATGCCTTGCTGAGCCTTTTGAGTTATCTTCTTCTCCGCAAATGGCACGAAAGCGCGATCAAGCGGGAGGGATGA
- a CDS encoding cytosine deaminase encodes MDFRKLPSGAVTLRDVRVPGCLLGDKAAFVKRDIHLRDGQISDTPGEAVDMGGAIVLPCFVDMHTHLDKGHIWPRAANPDGTFMGALTTVRADSSANWSAEDVRRRMDFSLRCAFAHGTRAIRTHIDSIAPQDEISWPVFREMREEWAGRIDLQGACLIACDRMEPEGRFRETADRVADAGGVLGMVTYPVPDLRARVEGFLRLAMERGLEADFHVDETLDPESQTLRVVAETARDLSFDKPITVGHLCSLSAQETGVAMDTIDLVAEVGLNVVSLPMCNLYLQNRHNHRTPRKRGITLVHEMKVRGINVSFASDNTRDPFYAYGDMDMIEVMREATRIGHLDHTGDDWVNAFTANPAKACGFAAPSFAAGASADLVICKARSWGEFFARPQADRIVVRGGKQIDRTLPEYSELDDLVGVP; translated from the coding sequence ATGGATTTCAGGAAATTGCCGAGTGGCGCCGTCACGTTGCGTGATGTGCGGGTGCCCGGATGCTTGCTTGGGGACAAGGCGGCGTTCGTAAAGCGGGACATTCATCTGCGTGATGGCCAGATCAGCGATACACCGGGCGAAGCCGTGGATATGGGCGGGGCGATCGTGCTGCCATGTTTCGTGGACATGCATACACACCTCGACAAGGGCCATATCTGGCCGAGGGCGGCCAACCCGGATGGGACGTTCATGGGGGCGTTGACGACGGTGCGGGCTGACAGTTCGGCGAACTGGAGCGCGGAAGATGTGCGTCGCCGGATGGATTTCTCGCTGCGTTGCGCCTTTGCGCACGGCACTCGGGCGATCCGAACCCATATAGACAGCATCGCGCCGCAGGATGAGATTTCGTGGCCGGTTTTCAGGGAAATGCGTGAAGAATGGGCCGGGCGGATCGACCTTCAGGGCGCCTGTCTTATCGCCTGTGACCGAATGGAGCCGGAAGGCCGTTTCCGTGAAACGGCTGATCGGGTGGCGGACGCGGGTGGCGTTTTGGGCATGGTGACGTATCCGGTGCCCGACCTGCGCGCGCGCGTTGAAGGCTTCTTGCGGTTGGCGATGGAGCGCGGTCTCGAAGCGGATTTCCACGTGGACGAGACGCTTGACCCGGAGAGCCAGACGCTGCGCGTCGTGGCAGAGACGGCGCGGGACCTGAGCTTCGACAAGCCGATCACGGTCGGCCATCTCTGCTCGCTGTCTGCGCAGGAGACGGGCGTGGCGATGGACACGATCGATCTGGTGGCGGAGGTGGGGCTGAACGTCGTTTCACTGCCGATGTGCAACCTGTATCTGCAGAACCGGCACAACCACCGGACGCCGCGAAAGCGGGGCATCACGCTCGTGCATGAGATGAAGGTGCGCGGAATCAACGTGAGTTTCGCCTCCGACAACACCCGCGATCCGTTCTACGCCTACGGTGACATGGACATGATCGAGGTGATGCGCGAAGCGACGCGCATCGGGCACCTCGATCACACCGGCGACGACTGGGTGAATGCCTTCACGGCCAATCCGGCAAAGGCCTGCGGTTTCGCGGCGCCAAGTTTCGCGGCCGGGGCTTCCGCCGACCTGGTAATCTGCAAGGCACGAAGCTGGGGCGAGTTCTTCGCCCGGCCGCAGGCGGACAGGATCGTGGTGCGCGGCGGCAAACAGATAGACCGGACATTGCCGGAATATTCGGAACTGGATGACCTTGTAGGAGTACCATGA
- a CDS encoding FAD-binding oxidoreductase, producing the protein MNIEAAKAALSHLDIEGNENSIRAKSRDFFWYSPVLKARLDHIVADFVVSPRNEAEVIEVLRVCHQHDVPVTTRGAGTGNYGQAMPLAGGCVMHLRHMSAVKEIHPGRVIVEPGCLLKDLDAATKAHSGQEIRMFSSTWATATIGGFIAGGSGGVGSCTWGSLRDLGNIIRLRVVTMEAEPRVLEFRGEELPRVSHAYGTNGIITEVEIPLAPAYEWVEMFVACDNFMEAVRFTHDLGNQDGILIKLGSVYEAPIAKNYFQRVAPHVDAGTSVIGLMVAPHSMDGFETFLGRRPEARVIYRSDASDWERGPGPVFEYGWNHTTLRALRVDPSITYLQVRYGYPDTLDLIEKMRSALSPEVMQHLELIRESGRLIYAGLSLVKFTTEERLDEIVRMHEEAGAMIFNPHRYTLEEGGRQTVDDRQLRFKQEADPKGLLNPGKMISWDDPDWTFDKMYAYPKLKAAT; encoded by the coding sequence ATGAATATCGAAGCAGCCAAGGCGGCGCTGAGCCATCTCGACATCGAGGGGAACGAGAATTCCATAAGGGCCAAGAGCCGTGATTTCTTCTGGTATTCGCCGGTTCTGAAGGCGAGGCTGGATCACATTGTTGCCGACTTCGTCGTTTCGCCCCGCAACGAGGCCGAAGTGATCGAGGTTCTGAGGGTCTGCCATCAGCATGACGTCCCGGTGACGACGCGCGGGGCGGGTACCGGCAACTACGGACAGGCGATGCCGCTGGCGGGCGGCTGTGTCATGCATCTGCGGCACATGTCTGCCGTGAAGGAGATCCATCCGGGCCGGGTAATCGTGGAGCCAGGGTGCCTGCTGAAGGATCTGGACGCTGCCACCAAGGCGCATTCCGGGCAGGAAATCCGCATGTTTTCATCGACATGGGCGACGGCCACGATCGGCGGGTTCATCGCCGGCGGCTCGGGTGGCGTCGGCTCCTGCACCTGGGGAAGCTTGCGCGACCTTGGAAATATCATCCGCCTGCGTGTGGTAACGATGGAGGCGGAACCGCGGGTGCTGGAGTTTCGTGGTGAAGAATTGCCACGGGTCAGCCACGCCTACGGAACCAACGGGATAATCACCGAGGTGGAGATACCGCTGGCGCCGGCCTACGAGTGGGTCGAGATGTTCGTCGCCTGCGATAACTTCATGGAGGCGGTTCGGTTTACACATGATCTCGGTAACCAGGATGGCATCCTGATCAAGCTCGGGTCGGTCTATGAGGCGCCGATTGCCAAGAACTATTTTCAGCGGGTGGCGCCACATGTGGATGCGGGTACGAGCGTTATCGGCCTGATGGTGGCACCCCATTCGATGGACGGTTTCGAGACGTTTCTCGGACGGCGGCCCGAAGCGCGGGTGATCTACCGCTCCGACGCCAGCGACTGGGAGCGTGGGCCGGGGCCGGTCTTCGAGTACGGCTGGAACCACACGACCTTGCGGGCGCTGCGGGTGGACCCGTCGATCACCTATCTGCAGGTGCGCTATGGATACCCCGATACCCTTGATTTGATTGAAAAGATGCGCAGTGCGCTGTCTCCAGAAGTGATGCAGCACCTGGAGCTGATCCGTGAAAGCGGGCGACTGATCTACGCGGGTCTCAGTCTTGTGAAATTCACAACGGAGGAGCGGTTGGACGAGATCGTGCGGATGCACGAGGAAGCCGGCGCGATGATTTTCAATCCACATCGCTATACGCTGGAGGAAGGCGGACGGCAGACGGTGGATGACCGGCAGTTGCGGTTCAAGCAGGAAGCTGACCCGAAAGGGCTGCTGAACCCCGGCAAGATGATCAGTTGGGACGATCCGGACTGGACGTTCGACAAGATGTACGCCTACCCCAAGCTGAAGGCGGCGACGTAG
- a CDS encoding NAD(P)H-dependent oxidoreductase → MPRALVLFAHPCAESFSAALHDQVVESFQKSGWDVDDCDLNAEGFSPVLTEVERRGYHDEPTNIEPVRDYVERLRAAEALVMVFPVWNFGYPAILKGFLDRVFLPGVSFKLVDGKVRPNLTHIRKLAAVTTYGGTRVRAIMAGDPPRKCVTRAVWHVCRPEKMRYLALYDMNRASDGKRSEFLSRVGREMEAF, encoded by the coding sequence ATGCCGCGGGCGCTGGTTTTGTTTGCGCACCCGTGCGCGGAAAGCTTCTCTGCCGCCCTGCACGATCAGGTGGTTGAATCATTTCAGAAAAGTGGCTGGGACGTTGATGATTGCGACCTTAACGCCGAAGGGTTTTCGCCGGTACTGACGGAGGTGGAGCGGCGGGGCTATCACGATGAACCGACCAATATCGAGCCGGTGCGGGACTATGTCGAACGCCTGCGGGCGGCCGAGGCGCTGGTAATGGTCTTTCCGGTTTGGAATTTCGGCTATCCGGCCATTCTCAAGGGATTTCTCGATCGCGTGTTCCTGCCCGGCGTGTCGTTCAAGCTGGTCGATGGAAAGGTGCGGCCAAACCTGACGCACATCCGCAAACTTGCGGCGGTGACGACCTATGGCGGGACGCGGGTGCGGGCAATCATGGCGGGTGATCCGCCGCGCAAATGTGTGACACGGGCGGTCTGGCACGTGTGCCGGCCAGAGAAGATGAGGTATCTTGCGCTTTACGACATGAACCGGGCAAGTGACGGAAAACGCTCCGAATTCCTGAGCCGGGTCGGGCGTGAGATGGAGGCGTTCTGA
- a CDS encoding NAD(P)H-dependent oxidoreductase, with protein MRALVVYAHPRPGSFNAAVRDVVLEKLREAGAEVRLVDLYRDGFAACLTAGELEAYEDTERNCGPVAAHADALKWCDTLIFVYPTWWYGLPAILKGWLDRVLLPGVAFLMPDDAHPDIRPGLTHVKKLAVFTTCGASWWLTALVGAPGRRTLLRGVRFICAKRCRSYFVAHYLMDSSTDQSRRRHLARVGRTMEKMTGGMARGQEVEA; from the coding sequence ATGCGGGCACTGGTGGTTTATGCGCATCCCCGACCGGGCAGCTTCAACGCGGCGGTTCGGGACGTGGTGCTGGAGAAACTGCGGGAGGCCGGGGCGGAGGTGCGACTGGTGGATCTGTATCGCGATGGGTTCGCGGCTTGTCTTACAGCCGGTGAGCTGGAGGCCTACGAGGATACTGAGCGCAATTGTGGACCAGTGGCAGCCCATGCGGATGCGCTGAAATGGTGCGACACGTTGATCTTCGTCTATCCGACATGGTGGTACGGTTTGCCAGCGATTCTAAAGGGTTGGTTGGACCGCGTCCTGTTGCCGGGGGTAGCATTTCTGATGCCGGACGACGCGCATCCGGACATTCGGCCCGGGTTGACGCATGTGAAAAAGCTGGCCGTGTTCACGACCTGTGGTGCGAGTTGGTGGCTGACGGCACTGGTGGGAGCACCGGGGCGCAGAACATTGTTGCGTGGCGTCAGATTCATCTGCGCAAAACGCTGTCGGAGCTATTTTGTAGCGCATTATCTCATGGATAGTTCTACCGATCAGAGTCGCAGGCGGCATCTGGCGCGGGTAGGTCGGACCATGGAGAAGATGACCGGCGGCATGGCACGCGGCCAGGAGGTGGAGGCATGA